Proteins from a genomic interval of Lolium perenne isolate Kyuss_39 chromosome 1, Kyuss_2.0, whole genome shotgun sequence:
- the LOC127326291 gene encoding uncharacterized protein produces the protein MTFPYEDLVAELSGEADKQPPLKIQRKDPPIDVHELVEGMDACKLDDVHRQKLKALMVYDPKRKCDVPSRFCSIHLACFDLDEKSNAEIGPRYERDRDPFSSTTRLTKYVTGNTHYELADYSTEVISIRVVKVGPDYTYPVEVYGTVIARDEIDCKCVYLFNRERKDAQTIKSKKDMLALTGPYRALVTLGYMYFEFDLKTKGKNPDDEVEFSKGVISYFCNPDRRRIIHQLPSFQSTVKLVLQNVKLPVAAILKVSVENKEPNDPLVHFDGKITAGTTKNYRHHMVLYDSSVRSGNLMGENGSLVLNRNLVAVNGYPQGRTFNEDEILVLYVCFLDASCEIEDKDKMDPEEEDYGQEDEDQEEEEEEEENEPKNVVTLEYPAAETVWEHGSIKLTVKVDWTAVLDRLVGTDCLHGYPSVPQGCSIDYRYGIIYE, from the exons ATGACGTTCCCGTACGAGGATTTGGTGGCCGAACTGTCCGGCGAGGCGGACAAGCAACCCCCTCTGAAGATCCAACGTAAGGATCCGCCCATCGATGTTCACGAACTGGTGGAGGGCATGGATGCGTGTAAACTGGATGATGTGCACAGGCAAAAACTCAAGGCCCTCATGGTCTACGATCCCAAGAGGAAGTGTGATGTCCCTAGCCGCTTCTGCAGCATCCACCTAGCTTGCTTCGACCTTGATGAGAAGT CAAACGCTGAAATTGGGCCACGCTATGAACGTGACCGCGACCCTTTTTCCTCAACGACGAGGTTGACTAAATATGTTACAGGAAATACACATTATGAGCTGGCGGATTATTCCACCGAAGTCATTTCCATTAGGGTGGTCAAAGTTGGTCCTGATTACACATACCCGGTTGAGGTTTATGGTACAGTTATCGCCAGGGATGAGATTGACTGCAAATGTGTCTATCTGTTCAATCGGGAAAGAAAGGATGCCCAGACCATCAAGTCAAAG AAGGATATGTTAGCTCTGACAGGTCCATACCGAGCATTGGTTACATTAGGTTATATGTATTTTGAGTTCGATTTAAAGACCAAGGGCAAGAATCCTGATGATGAAGTGGAGTTTAGCAAAGGTGTAATATCGTACTTTTGCAACCCAGATCGGAGACGCATCATCCATCAGCTACCTAGTTTCCAGAGTACAGTGAAATTGGTACTGCAAAATGTGAAACTTCCAGTGGCAGCTATCCTGAAAGTCAGTGTTGAGAATAAAGAGCCCAATGACCCTCTTGTCCACTTCGATGGTAAAATAACAGCTGGGACTACTAAAAATTATAGACATCATATGGTTCTATATGATAGTAGTGTGCGTAGCGGCAACTTGATGGGAGAAAATGGCTCTCTCGTGTTGAATCGTAATCTGGTAGCTGTCAATGGGTATCCACAAGGACGCACATTCAATGAAGATGAAATACTGGTGTTGTATGTTTGTTTTCTTGATGCTAGTTGTGAGATTGAGGATAAGGATAAGATGGACCCTGAGGAAGAGGATTATGGGCAGGAGGATGAggaccaagaagaggaagaggaagaggaagagaatGAACCTAAGAATGTTGTCACCCTAGAATACCCTGCAGCTGAGACTGTTTGGGAGCATGGTTCCATCAAACTAACAGTGAAGGTCGATTGGACTGCTGTTCTTGATAGGCTGGTGGGTACTGATTGCTTGCATGGATATCCTTCTGTTCCACAAGGTTGCTCGATTGATTATCGATATGGTATTATCTATGAGTGA